Proteins encoded by one window of Bacillus rossius redtenbacheri isolate Brsri chromosome 14, Brsri_v3, whole genome shotgun sequence:
- the LOC134539053 gene encoding probable E3 ubiquitin-protein ligase sinah, producing MQDPLDAGEDYLDHQILRLLECPVCEERMAPPMILCAGGHSVCGPCRTMVVNCPLCYRAFTQARDFLLEAVFEELVPVACPHQRRGCCHLAVARELADHVAACPHGDLRCPVDGCLWAGPRSELRRHALRSHPRRFIEGADTSATLRLDEDCHRADLLSAHGELFVVSRSVLPAGEATFSMELLGAGDRARGFWYEVRLGGRDLPGPTASYRFPVLPAGADETFRVRADTALLRCLAPDGVLRCDISVMPRDLL from the exons ATGCAGGACCCACTAGACGC GGGGGAGGACTACCTGGACCACCAGATCCTGCGGCTGCTGGAGTGTCCTGTGTGCGAGGAGCGCATGGCCCCTCCAATGATCCTCTGCGCCGGAGGACACAGCGTGTGCGGGCCGTGTCGGACCATGGTGGTCAACTGCCCGCTCTGCTACCGCGCCTTCACGCAG GCGCGCGACTTCCTGCTGGAGGCCGTGTTTGAGGAGCTGGTGCCCGTGGCCTGCCCCCACCAGCGGCGAGGGTGCTGCCACCTGGCCGTGGCGAGGGAGCTGGCCGACCACGTGGCCGCCTGTCCGCACGGGGACCTGCGCTGCCCCGTCGACGGCTGCCTCTGGGCGGGCCCCAG GTCGGAGCTGCGACGTCACGCCCTCAGGAGCCACCCGAGGCGCTTCATCGAGGGCGCCGACACCTCGGCGACCCTCCGGCTGGATGAGGACTGCCACCGCGCGGACCTGCTGTCCGCCCACGGCGAGCTGTTCGTCGTCTCCAGGAGCGTCCTGCCCGCCGGAGAGGCGACCTTCTCCATGGAGCTGCTGGGAGCCGGGGATCGCGCCCGAGGGTTCTGGTACGAGGTGCGGCTGGGTGGCCGGGACCTCCCCGGGCCGACGGCGAGCTACCGCTTCCCCGTGCTGCCCGCCGGCGCTGACGAGACCTTCCGAGTGCGGGCGGACACCGCCTTGCTGCGCTGCCTGGCGCCCGACGGCGTGCTGAGGTGCGACATCTCAGTGATGCCCCGCGACCTCCTGTGA